The following coding sequences are from one Lolium rigidum isolate FL_2022 chromosome 6, APGP_CSIRO_Lrig_0.1, whole genome shotgun sequence window:
- the LOC124663185 gene encoding myb-related protein 308-like, with the protein MGRSPCCDKASVKRGPWSREEDAVLRSFIQRFANAGNWITLPQKAGLRRCGKSCRLRWLNYLRPALRHGGFTEEEDSLILSLYGEIGSKWSVIAAKLRGRTDNDVKNYWNTKLKKSPSGGDQTPLPATPPALVNLDTALSTVDEDDGDLTHESERLYAELMGLIDQKSTTSSCPSTGESMSSSPPPPLGTSPAATGSAGSASSTTWPGDVDDSTPLYECSGRSSVELHCASDAHAFAAAASWLDSFQDLLASSYDELIALQFARAAVML; encoded by the exons ATGGGGAGGTCACCGTGCTGCGACAAGGCGAGTGTGAAGCGGGGGCCGTGGTCGCGAGAGGAGGACGCCGTCCTCAGGAGCTTCATCCAGAGGTTCGCCAATGCCGGGAACTGGATCACGCTGCCACAGAAAGCAG GGCTTAGACGCTGCGGCAAGAGCTGCCGTCTCCGGTGGCTCAACTACCTCCGCCCGGCGCTCCGGCACGGCggtttcaccgaggaggaggacagcCTTATATTGTCCCTCTACGGCGAGATCGGGAGCAA GTGGTCGGTGATCGCGGCCAAGCTCCGAGGCCGGACAGACAACGACGTCAAGAACTACTGGAACACCAAGCTCAAGAAGAG CCCGTCCGGAGGTGATCAAACGCCTCTCCCGGCAACTCCTCCGGCGCTCGTCAATCTCGACACAGCCCTCAGCACGGTCGACGAAGACGACGGGGACCTCACGCACGAATCGGAGCGGCTATACGCGGAGCTCATGGGGCTCATCGACCAGAAGTCCACCACCAGTTCTTGTCCGTCTACCGGAGAGTCGATGTcgtcatcgccaccgccaccgctgggAACAAGTCCGGCCGCCACTGGTTCTGCTGGTAGCGCTAGCAGCACTACGTGGCCCGGGGACGTGGATGACAGTACACCGTTGTATGAGTGTAGCGGGAGAAGCTCGGTTGAACTTCATTGTGCTAGCGATGCTCACGCTTTTGCTGCGGCGGCCAGCTGGCTCGATTCCTTCCAAGACTTACTGGCCTCATCTTACGACGAGCTCATAGCTTTGCAATTCGCAAGAGCTGCAGTCATGCTATGA